In Streptomyces sp. NBC_00344, the genomic window CCGCTCTGCCGGGTGCTGCGCGCCGAGCTGGCCGCGCTGCGCGACGCATGCGCCGCACTGCCGCCCCGCGAACGCAGCCCGCTGACCGGCCCCGCCGGCTTCCGGCTCGCCGAGCGGTACGCGCTGCTGCTGGCCGCCGCTGCCTGCCTGGGCGTGTGGTGGCACAACCGGCACCGCGCGGACCCGTTCCTCACGGACGACACCTGGCTGACAGCGGCCCTGCGCCGGCTCACCGCCCGGCTCGGACACCCAGTCGCGCCGGGCGCCGACGATACCGCCGTCACCGACGCGCTGTTCCGTGAGCTGCTGTCCCGGCACGACGCGCTACGCGCATTCGACCTCGTGGGCCGGAGCCTGCGATGAGCACCCGGCGCAGCCCCTACCGACACGTCCACCTGTTTGTGGAAAGGAAACCCCGCATGACCTCCTCCGCCGCGCCCCTGACGACCACCGAAGGCATCCAGACCTGGCTGCGTGCACGCGTGTCGCACTATGTGAACATCCCGGTCGAACAGATCCGCATCGATGTCCGGCTGACCGACTACGGCATGGACTCGCTCGCCGCGCTGACCTTCTCCGGCGAGATCGAGGACGAGTACGGCATCGAGGTCCCGGCCACCATGGCATGGGACCACCCCACGATCGTGGCGATCAGTGTACTGCTGCGCCGGCGCATCGACGATGCGGCCACCGCCAGTTGATCTGTGCCGCGCGTACGGGAGTGGCCGCACGGTCCGGGACCGTGCGGCCACTCCCGTACGCGCGGCACAGATCAGTCGGTGAGCGCGGGCACCGGGACCCGACGGCAGCCGAGCAGGTCCAGCGCGTGCCGCAGATCGTCCGTGTCATGGACGAGAGCGCGCTCGCCGGGAGCGAGGAAGCCCTGCTCGACGAGGTGGTCGAGGAGACGGATCAGCGGATCGTAGAAGCCGTCACGGTTGACCAGCACGAGGGGCTTGGCGTGGAAGCCGAGCTGGTTCCAGGTGGCCACCTCCATCACCTCGTCAAGGGTGCCGATGCCGCCGGGCAGCACCGCGAACGCATCGGACAGCCGGTACATCAGCGCCTTCCGTTCGTGCATGTTGCGGACGACGAAGACCTCGCCGTGCACGCCGGTGGACTTCTCGCGCTCGCGCAGGTCGTGCGGGACGATGCCAGTGACACCGGCACCGCCGGCCAGCACGGCGGTGGCCACCGCGTGCATGACGCCGCTGCCGCCCGCGCCGTAGACCAGGCCGGCACCGCGCGCGGCCATCGCCGCACCGAAATCGTGGGCGAGAGCCACGTGTTCGGCGCCCAAGCCGGGACGGGAACCGCAGAACACGGCGATCTTGTGGGTGTGCGTACCAGTCTGGGTACCCGTAGGGAAACTGGACATGAAGCGTCTCCAGGACATGAGGAATCGCGCCCCGTCGCCGGGCCACTGAGTGAGGGGTCAGTCAGGAGGGTTCGGGTCGGGCGGGCCGCCCGCTCAGCGGCCCGTTGCGGTGAACCGGGCGAGCAGGGCAGCCTGATCGAGCTTTCCGTTGGCGGTCGTGGGGAAGGCGTCCACCAGACGCACGGTGGCGGGCACCATGTAGTGCGGGAGGGCCCCCGCGAGCGCCTTGCGGATGATCGCGGGGTCGGGGTCGGGCCAGTCGCCGAGTGCGGTACAGAAGAGGGCGAGCCGTTCGTACGACCCGTCGGCGCCGCGCACCGGGACCACGTGGGCCGCTCGGACGCCCGGCACGCGGGCGGCCACGGACTCGATCTCGGTGGGTTCCACACGGTGGCCGAAGATCTTGATCTGCCGGTCGGCGCGGCCGAGGAAGTGCAGGACGCCGTCCGCGTCCCGGACGCCGAGGTCACCGGTGCGGTAGAGCCGCAGGGTCTGCCCGTCGAGGTCGACGGTGACGAACGCGGCCTCAGTTGCCTCCGGACGGGCCAGATACCCGGCCGCCAGCCCCTCGCCGGAGACACAGATCTCCCCCGATGTGCCGTCCGGCACAGGCGTGCCGCCCTGCAGCAGATGGATGTCGGTGCGGGGCACGGGCAAGCCGATCGGCACCCCGCCCGGCCGATCGCAGTCCTCGGGGCGCACGGTTCGCGTGGTGACGAAGACACAGCTCTCGACCGGCCCGTACCCGTTGATGAGGGTGATCTCCGGGTGGGCGTCGAGGAACTCCCGTACATGCGGCGGTGACAGACGTTCGCCGCCGGTCAGCACCTGGCGCATACCGGCGAAGCAGTCCGGGTCCTCCTCGACGAACAGGTTGAACATCGAGGCGGTGAGCCACATCGTGTCGACGCCCGGGCCGGCGATGAGGGCGCGCAGATCGTCGGGGAACAGCACGTCCTCGCGGACCACGACGGCCGTGCCACCGGTGGTGAGAGACCCCCACAGCTCCATCGCGAACGCGTCCCACGGAACAGGCGCGGCCAGCGGGATCACCCGGCCGGGCCCGAACTCGGCGAACGTGCCCGGGCCGAACAGCCGGGTCGTCGCCCGGTGCGGCGACAGCACGCCCTTGGGCTCCCCGGTGGTGCCGGACGTGAGAAACACCATGGCGACGGCAGAGTCCGGGACCGCGACGCGGGTGCGGCCGCGCGGGTCGGGGACGATGTCCGCGAAGTCCGGCGGCGTCCACTCCGGCACGCCGAGACCCGCGCCGGAGTCGCCTTCGGTGACCACAACCCGGGCGTCCAGTGTCTGGATCGCGCCGCGGATCCGGTCGGTCGGCCAGCGTCGGTCCAGCGCCGCGTAGGCGGCCCCGCACTTGAGCACGGCCAGGACCGCGGCGACAAACCGCGCCGAACGCGGCAGCAGCACGGGAACCAGATCACCGGGGCCGATGCCCAGGCCGGCCAGGTGCGCCGCGTACGTCTCGGCGACCGCGTCGAGCGTGCGGTAGTCGACGCGTACATCCCCGTCGATCAGTGCGACCGCGTCGGGCCGAGTCTCGGCCTGCGCGGTGACCGCTGTGTGGATGAGCCCGCTCACGGCCTGGCTCCTTCGACGCGGGCCGCCGCGACGACGGCGGCGAGGTCCTGGAGCGAGGCGGCCGCGAACACGGCTTTGGCGGGCACGCGGACACCGAACTCGCTGCGGATGCGGCGGGTGACCTGGATACCGAGGAGGCTGTTGCCGCCGCGATCGAAGAAGTTGTCGGCGCCCCGGACCTGTTCGGTGTCCAGGACCTCGCGGTGGATACGGAGGAGCACCTCCAGGGTCTGATGGGTCAGGGACGCTTCAGTCGCGCTCTCTTGGGTCACCTCGGTCTCCCCTCCTGTCCTGCTCGCGTCCTCAGTTGCACATCGCCACGAGGATGCGGCGGTCCCCGGCGTAGGAGCGACGGCCGTGGCCGACGAGAACGTTGTCGATGAGCAGCAGGTCGCCCTGGTGCCAGTCGACGTCCACGGCGAATTCCAGACCGCGGTCGCGGATCTGCGTGACGTACTGCGTGGGGATCGGGGAGCCGTCGGCGAACGTCACGTTCTGCGGGAGCTCGTCGGCGGGCAGCACCTTGGCGAGGGCGGCAGCGGTCTCGTCGCCCAGGCCGGCCGGGTGCCACTGGTCGGCCTGGTTGAACCAGACCTCGTCGCCGGTCAGCGGGTGCCGTGTTGTCGAGGGCCGGTCCTGCGACACACGCAGCCCGCCGTCGCGCAGCCACGTCCAGCTGGCCTCGGTCTCCTGCAGGAAGGCCTCGACGTCTTCGCGGCCCTCGGTCTCGAAGGTGTCCTGCCAGCTCTTGCCGAGCCCACGGCCGCCGTGCAGGTTCTGGGTGTAGCGCACGCCGTCGGCGAACGCCTCACGCACCTCGTCATCCAGCGACGCCAGCCACAGCGTGCCGTCGACGACGGGCGTCGCCCCGCCGCTCGCGGGCGCCACCACACAGGTGAACAGCAACCGGGTGGGCCAGGCGTGTGCGTACGACAGCTCGTTGTGCATGGAGATGACGTACTCGGCCGGGTACTCGGTCGAGGTGTAGACGTTGTTGCCGACCTTGGTGCGCGGCGAGTTGCCGTGCACATACGCGAGCCGGTTCGGCAGAAGGTGGTCCATGACCGGGTCGAGTTCGGCCTCCGCGACACCGAACCCCCGGAGGACCAGAGCCTTCTTCTCGGCGAGCAGACCCTCCAGGTCGTCGAGGGTGCTCAGGTACGCGGCGAGACCGTCGGCGTCCGCCGTGGTCTCCGCCTCCTCGGGGGTGATCTCCAGCGGCTTCCAGGCAGCCCGGGAATTCTCCATCGGGATCGTCTCCTCCTGCGTCGGGTACTCCGTCAAGGGGCTGAGTAATCCGCGGCGTACGGGCACGCGAATCGGCGCCGTCGGCACGCTAGGAGGGGCGGCTATATTCCGCCGATATCGACGAGAGACGGGAAGACGAGGCCCAAAGGGATAGAGAAGGTATAGCGGCCTGCTCGATGGTCTCTTCGCGAATAGACCCGAATCCGAGGAGCCCTCATGGCCGACGATCTCTCCGACGACGCAACCTATCGCGTGGTCCTCAATGACGAGGAGCAGTACTCGATCTGGTGGGCAAACCGTGAACTCCCGGCCGGCTGGCGGGCAGAGGGCACACAGGGCCCCCGCGAGCAGTGCCTCGCCCACATCGAACAGGTCTGGACCGACATGCGTCCGCTGAGCCTGCGCCGCCGCATGGAGCAGGCCTCGGTGTGACCCCCCGAGGTGCCGCGCGGGCTCTTCTTCCTTCATGGCCCGCGCGGCACCGCACTCACCGGGACACCGGCATCGACCGGAACTCCCGGACCGTTCACGGCCGCGAGGCCACACAAGGAAGGAACCACGGCATGGACGTGGCCAGCGGAACCGGCACCGAACCGTCGGCATCCGAGGATCGCGCCGCCTGCGACGCGATCCTCCAGGACCTGTACACCCCCGAAGGCCGCCGCGACCCCTACTCCCGATACGCCCGGCTGCGCGCGATCGCGCCCGTGCACATCACCGGCTCCGGATCCGCGATCCTCACCGGGTACGACGACTGCGTGGCCGTGCTGCGCGACCCGGTGATGCGGACTCCCGACGGCGACCCGCAGAATCCGGGGCTGCCCGGCTGGCGGGAGCGGCCCGCGACCCGCACGCTGGGCGAGTCCATGCTCGTGCGCAACCCGCCGGAGCACACCCGGCTACGCCGCCTGGTGTCCAGTGCTTTCTCGCCGCGCCGCGTGATGGAACTCGGCCCCGAAGTGGAGAGGTTGGTTGCCTCCTGCCTCGACAACATGGCCGACGCCGGGTCGGACGGCAGTCCGGTCAACCTGCGGAACCTGCTGGCGTTCCCGTTGCCGTCCGCGGTGATCGGCACGCTGCTCGGCATCCCCGAGTCGGACTGGGCGTGGCTGGACAACCCGATGGCCGACATCGTGCCCGCGCTCGACCTGAGCGTCCCCGAGGTGGCGCTCGACAGGGCCGACGACGCGGCACGCGTGCTGCTGCCCTACTTCGGGGAACTGGCCGCGGCCCGCCGCAAGGAGCCCCGCGAGGACCTGATCTCGGCGCTGGTCACGGCCCGCGACGGCGAAGAGCGGCTCACCGAGGACGAACTCGTCCCGACGATCATCCTGATCTACGCGGCAGGCTTCTCCACCACGGTCGGGCTGATCACCAACGGCTCCCTCGCACTGCTGCGCAACCCCGGTCAACTGGCTCTGCTCCAGGGCGATCCATCCCTCGGACCCGCCGTGGTCGAGGAGGCTCTGCGGTACGACACGCCTGTGCAGGCGGTGTCGCGGGCACCGTCCCGGGATGTGGTGATCGGTGGCGTGGAGATCCCGGCCGGCATGAAGATCAACCCGTTCCTCGCGGCCGCCAACCGGGATCCGCTCCGCTTCCCGGACCCGGACACCTTCGACATCACGCGCGCCGGAGCGAAGAGCACCAGCTTCGGCGGTGGCGTCCACTTCTGCCTCGGTTCGGCCCTCGCCCGCCTCGAGGGCGCCGTGGTCTTCCGCGCCCTGACCGAGCGCTTCCCGAACCTGGCACTGGCAGGCGCCCCGGAACTGAGCCCCGAATTCAACTTCCGCTCGTACTCGGAGATCCCGGTCACGATCCGCTGATCCGCGTCACGGACCACCGGCCGCTCCGCACAGCCCGCTGCGGCCCGGCACCCCTCGGGTGCCGGGCCGCAGCGGGCTGTGTCCGGTTCACCGCACGCGCGGGAAACCCCGCCAGGCGACCAGGGCGCACGCCGCCGCGAGGGGAAGCTCCGCGCACACGGCCATGGCGATCGCCGAGAGCAGGTCCGCTCCGGGCGCAGCCGTCATTGTGTCGAACCAGGCGTCGACGACCAGCAGAGCGGAGGTGGCCATCGCCGTCAGCGACATACGCGCGTCCCACCGGCGCAGCAGCAACCCCGTCGACACGAGCCCGAGCGCTTCGAGCGCATCCAACCCGGTCCAGGTCCACGCCCAGTGGGAGGCGTGGGCGGTAGCCGCCAGACTGGTGTGCAGGTAGACCACCCACGGGATCATCGCCAGGCCGAGCCCGGCGAACAGCGGACCGACCCAGCGCGGGACGACGGGGGACGCCCCGCGCCGGGAGTTGGTGGCCGGGCCGGAAGGGGACGCGCCTCGGGGGCACGGCCGGCCGGACGGACGGGAGGGCATCGCAAATCCGTCGGCCGACCCCGTGGCGGCGAGCGCGATCTGCTCCATACGGGTCATGACAGCCGGCTCCCTCGTTCGGTCACTGCTGGTGCGGTGGTCGAGCTTCTGCTCACTCCTAAACACGTATTCGAGGATGGCCTTCGCAGCGGCGCCACACCTCAACTCGGCTATCCGACTTGGTGGTGGTACTAGCTTCACCGTGGGCCTGACCTGGCCCTGTGCCCCGCTGCCCGGCCGGCATGGCTATCCTCGTGCGCATGCCCGTCGACCGCCTGCCACCGGACGTCCCCGCCTGGCTGACGCGGCGTCG contains:
- a CDS encoding cytochrome P450, which produces MDVASGTGTEPSASEDRAACDAILQDLYTPEGRRDPYSRYARLRAIAPVHITGSGSAILTGYDDCVAVLRDPVMRTPDGDPQNPGLPGWRERPATRTLGESMLVRNPPEHTRLRRLVSSAFSPRRVMELGPEVERLVASCLDNMADAGSDGSPVNLRNLLAFPLPSAVIGTLLGIPESDWAWLDNPMADIVPALDLSVPEVALDRADDAARVLLPYFGELAAARRKEPREDLISALVTARDGEERLTEDELVPTIILIYAAGFSTTVGLITNGSLALLRNPGQLALLQGDPSLGPAVVEEALRYDTPVQAVSRAPSRDVVIGGVEIPAGMKINPFLAAANRDPLRFPDPDTFDITRAGAKSTSFGGGVHFCLGSALARLEGAVVFRALTERFPNLALAGAPELSPEFNFRSYSEIPVTIR
- a CDS encoding acyl carrier protein, whose protein sequence is MTSSAAPLTTTEGIQTWLRARVSHYVNIPVEQIRIDVRLTDYGMDSLAALTFSGEIEDEYGIEVPATMAWDHPTIVAISVLLRRRIDDAATAS
- a CDS encoding phosphopantetheine-binding protein; this encodes MTQESATEASLTHQTLEVLLRIHREVLDTEQVRGADNFFDRGGNSLLGIQVTRRIRSEFGVRVPAKAVFAAASLQDLAAVVAAARVEGARP
- a CDS encoding amino acid adenylation domain-containing protein, translating into MSGLIHTAVTAQAETRPDAVALIDGDVRVDYRTLDAVAETYAAHLAGLGIGPGDLVPVLLPRSARFVAAVLAVLKCGAAYAALDRRWPTDRIRGAIQTLDARVVVTEGDSGAGLGVPEWTPPDFADIVPDPRGRTRVAVPDSAVAMVFLTSGTTGEPKGVLSPHRATTRLFGPGTFAEFGPGRVIPLAAPVPWDAFAMELWGSLTTGGTAVVVREDVLFPDDLRALIAGPGVDTMWLTASMFNLFVEEDPDCFAGMRQVLTGGERLSPPHVREFLDAHPEITLINGYGPVESCVFVTTRTVRPEDCDRPGGVPIGLPVPRTDIHLLQGGTPVPDGTSGEICVSGEGLAAGYLARPEATEAAFVTVDLDGQTLRLYRTGDLGVRDADGVLHFLGRADRQIKIFGHRVEPTEIESVAARVPGVRAAHVVPVRGADGSYERLALFCTALGDWPDPDPAIIRKALAGALPHYMVPATVRLVDAFPTTANGKLDQAALLARFTATGR
- a CDS encoding TauD/TfdA family dioxygenase, with translation MENSRAAWKPLEITPEEAETTADADGLAAYLSTLDDLEGLLAEKKALVLRGFGVAEAELDPVMDHLLPNRLAYVHGNSPRTKVGNNVYTSTEYPAEYVISMHNELSYAHAWPTRLLFTCVVAPASGGATPVVDGTLWLASLDDEVREAFADGVRYTQNLHGGRGLGKSWQDTFETEGREDVEAFLQETEASWTWLRDGGLRVSQDRPSTTRHPLTGDEVWFNQADQWHPAGLGDETAAALAKVLPADELPQNVTFADGSPIPTQYVTQIRDRGLEFAVDVDWHQGDLLLIDNVLVGHGRRSYAGDRRILVAMCN
- a CDS encoding TIGR00730 family Rossman fold protein: MSSFPTGTQTGTHTHKIAVFCGSRPGLGAEHVALAHDFGAAMAARGAGLVYGAGGSGVMHAVATAVLAGGAGVTGIVPHDLREREKSTGVHGEVFVVRNMHERKALMYRLSDAFAVLPGGIGTLDEVMEVATWNQLGFHAKPLVLVNRDGFYDPLIRLLDHLVEQGFLAPGERALVHDTDDLRHALDLLGCRRVPVPALTD
- a CDS encoding MbtH family protein, yielding MADDLSDDATYRVVLNDEEQYSIWWANRELPAGWRAEGTQGPREQCLAHIEQVWTDMRPLSLRRRMEQASV